Proteins encoded in a region of the Paenibacillus wynnii genome:
- a CDS encoding magnesium transporter CorA family protein encodes MLIIYKSSRNGILEIRENFEKSSWINMTAPSKEELQYVSQLCNIPIEFLEDPLDLEESARIQYDEDTNCTLIINDFPTIDVNNHQFDSYITIPIGIILGKDYIVTVCNQSINSLENIIKKNVNTSMKNRFALEILLSISTKYIEKLKLLNKQRLKIESHLRDSLTSKQLYDLMDIEKSLVYFLTSLKANAVVITRLFRTNSVKLYEDDKDLLEDVRIEINQGIETTELYTRILDSITGSYSSLISNELNKTMKTLTLMTVFLTLPTLVFSFFGMNVTLPIAVNEPFSWIITLVIALIFVIWIGLTLWRKKMF; translated from the coding sequence ATGTTGATTATCTATAAATCCTCTCGTAATGGAATTCTGGAAATAAGAGAAAACTTCGAAAAGAGTAGCTGGATAAATATGACCGCACCGTCTAAGGAAGAGCTTCAATATGTATCTCAGCTTTGTAATATCCCAATTGAGTTTTTAGAAGATCCGTTAGATTTAGAAGAAAGTGCTCGGATTCAATATGATGAAGATACGAATTGTACATTAATAATTAATGATTTTCCAACTATAGATGTTAATAACCATCAATTTGATTCTTATATTACCATTCCTATTGGAATAATTTTAGGTAAGGATTACATTGTTACGGTTTGTAACCAATCGATTAACTCTTTAGAAAATATAATCAAGAAAAATGTTAACACCTCGATGAAGAATCGTTTTGCATTAGAGATATTATTGTCAATTTCAACTAAGTATATAGAAAAATTAAAACTGCTCAACAAACAACGTCTCAAAATAGAGAGTCATTTGCGTGATTCATTAACTAGCAAGCAACTTTATGATCTAATGGATATTGAAAAAAGTTTAGTTTATTTTCTTACTTCATTAAAAGCTAATGCGGTTGTTATTACGAGACTATTTCGTACCAACTCCGTAAAGTTGTATGAAGATGACAAAGATCTTCTAGAAGATGTAAGAATTGAAATTAATCAAGGGATTGAGACCACGGAATTATATACAAGAATTTTGGACAGTATCACGGGGTCATATTCTTCGCTAATATCTAATGAATTAAATAAAACAATGAAAACTCTTACGTTAATGACAGTTTTTTTAACTTTGCCTACACTTGTATTTAGTTTCTTTGGCATGAATGTTACCTTACCTATTGCTGTTAATGAACCCTTTTCATGGATTATTACATTGGTAATAGCATTAATTTTTGTGATTTGGATCGGATTGACACTATGGAGAAAGAAGATGTTCTAA
- a CDS encoding ZIP family metal transporter produces MVTFFQNFNPITQAFIATLFTWGMTALGATIVFATKTINQRLLDSMLGFAGGVMIAASYWSLLGPAIEMSEYHAIGAWFPAASGFLLGGIFLWGIDKIIPHLHPNTPLREAEGLYPKERKRSTLLVLAITLHNIPEGLAVGIAFGALANGGTEASLAGALTLALGIGIQNFPEGVAVSMPLRGEGMSRRKSFFYGQFSGMVEPIAAVIGAFTVAFIEPLLPYALSFAAGAMIFVVAEEVIPSSQEKGNKDLASMSLMVGFVLMMILDVALD; encoded by the coding sequence ATGGTTACTTTTTTTCAAAATTTTAATCCTATTACACAAGCATTCATAGCCACCTTATTTACGTGGGGAATGACTGCGTTAGGGGCTACAATCGTCTTCGCAACCAAAACAATAAACCAGCGATTATTAGATAGTATGTTAGGGTTTGCAGGAGGTGTAATGATTGCAGCCAGTTATTGGTCTTTGCTGGGACCCGCAATCGAAATGTCAGAGTACCATGCCATAGGAGCTTGGTTTCCAGCAGCATCTGGATTTTTATTAGGTGGGATATTTTTATGGGGAATTGATAAGATTATCCCTCATCTTCATCCGAATACTCCTCTTAGAGAGGCGGAAGGGCTTTATCCTAAAGAAAGAAAAAGAAGTACACTGTTGGTCCTTGCCATCACCCTTCATAATATCCCAGAGGGGTTAGCTGTCGGGATTGCTTTCGGTGCACTTGCAAATGGGGGAACGGAAGCTTCATTAGCAGGTGCCTTAACACTTGCTCTCGGAATCGGTATTCAAAACTTTCCTGAAGGTGTGGCGGTTTCAATGCCTTTAAGAGGTGAAGGAATGTCTCGCAGAAAAAGCTTTTTTTACGGACAATTTTCAGGTATGGTCGAACCTATAGCCGCAGTCATTGGTGCATTTACCGTCGCATTTATTGAACCATTATTACCTTATGCATTGAGCTTTGCAGCTGGAGCAATGATATTTGTTGTAGCTGAAGAAGTGATTCCAAGCTCACAAGAAAAAGGAAATAAGGATCTGGCTTCTATGAGTTTAATGGTTGGTTTTGTATTAATGATGATTCTCGATGTGGCATTGGATTAA
- a CDS encoding CocE/NonD family hydrolase: MNKFLGRPDLKPTHPNDTKPGLNKIVMTTAQYGNQEVIMEKDVPIKMRDGITIYVNVFRPDKPGKFPVVMSMDPYNKDGLPPYDIFRQVWPTLGSIVTSLYTPFESPDPGFWVPNDYVLVKIAARGSSNSEGDLYPWTETETQDYYEVIEWAGVQEWSDGNVGLNGVSYLAMTQWRVAAMNPPHLKAIIPWEGTSDLYREWYFHGGIPETVFSSDFEKLLKGRWPNNNVEDMVAAQKEHPLLDEHWEERQVKLADIKVPMFVCASWSTQGLHCRGTFEGFKQASSKDKWLLVHGRKEWETYYLRESLEQQKEFFDYFLKGIENDWMDTPRVRYEVMEKFYKGHISNANEWPISQTLYSKHYLNGEKMSLQHTAVQNETTLNYNAEPGQTENSDLRFTFTADKDIEITGNMKLKLWVSADDTDDMDIFVGIKKYDRRGNEVFLPDFNHIENGQVASGWLRISHRELDTERSTPYQPVLKHKRLLKLNKGEIVPVEIEILPSSIFLNSGESLVLVLKGSDIIIDDNPTGSRGYGHHDTVNKGTHSVYAGGVYDSFLLVPVIPKRD, translated from the coding sequence ATGAATAAATTTCTGGGTCGCCCTGACCTAAAACCGACACATCCCAATGATACTAAACCAGGTTTGAACAAAATAGTAATGACTACTGCGCAATATGGAAATCAAGAGGTGATCATGGAAAAGGATGTTCCCATCAAAATGCGGGATGGGATCACAATCTACGTCAATGTATTTCGTCCGGATAAGCCAGGGAAGTTCCCGGTAGTAATGAGCATGGATCCATATAATAAAGATGGCTTACCTCCCTATGATATTTTTCGTCAAGTTTGGCCGACGTTAGGTAGTATCGTAACATCTCTTTATACGCCGTTTGAGTCACCTGATCCCGGTTTTTGGGTGCCAAACGATTATGTACTGGTAAAAATCGCAGCGCGGGGGAGTTCAAATTCGGAGGGTGATCTCTATCCTTGGACGGAAACGGAAACTCAAGATTATTATGAAGTCATCGAATGGGCCGGCGTTCAGGAGTGGAGCGATGGCAATGTAGGACTAAACGGTGTGTCATATCTAGCCATGACCCAATGGCGGGTGGCTGCTATGAATCCACCTCATCTGAAGGCGATCATCCCATGGGAAGGTACATCTGATCTGTACCGGGAATGGTACTTTCACGGCGGAATACCGGAAACGGTTTTCTCATCGGATTTCGAGAAGTTATTGAAAGGCCGGTGGCCCAATAATAATGTAGAAGATATGGTAGCAGCGCAAAAGGAGCATCCGTTGCTCGATGAACACTGGGAGGAAAGACAAGTCAAATTGGCCGATATCAAGGTCCCTATGTTTGTTTGCGCCAGCTGGTCCACCCAAGGCTTGCATTGCCGCGGCACCTTTGAAGGATTTAAACAGGCTTCATCCAAAGACAAGTGGCTGCTGGTTCATGGCCGCAAGGAATGGGAAACCTACTATTTGCGTGAATCGCTGGAACAACAGAAGGAGTTCTTCGATTATTTCCTGAAAGGCATTGAGAATGATTGGATGGATACGCCTCGGGTACGCTATGAGGTTATGGAGAAATTTTACAAGGGGCACATTTCCAACGCGAATGAATGGCCGATCTCCCAAACCTTATATTCCAAACATTATCTGAATGGCGAGAAAATGTCCCTGCAGCACACCGCTGTTCAGAACGAAACTACACTCAACTATAATGCCGAGCCCGGTCAGACAGAAAACAGTGATTTAAGGTTTACATTTACCGCTGACAAAGACATCGAGATTACCGGAAATATGAAGCTCAAGCTTTGGGTCTCGGCCGATGACACAGATGATATGGATATTTTTGTCGGCATTAAGAAGTACGACAGACGCGGCAATGAAGTCTTCCTGCCCGACTTTAATCATATTGAAAACGGTCAGGTGGCTAGCGGATGGCTGAGGATTTCCCATAGAGAGTTGGATACTGAGAGATCTACTCCTTATCAGCCAGTACTTAAGCATAAGAGATTATTAAAGCTTAACAAAGGCGAAATTGTGCCGGTAGAAATTGAAATATTGCCTTCAAGCATATTCCTCAATAGTGGGGAAAGTCTGGTGCTGGTCTTAAAAGGCAGCGACATCATTATAGATGACAACCCGACAGGCTCAAGGGGTTATGGACACCACGATACAGTGAACAAAGGAACTCATTCGGTTTATGCCGGTGGAGTGTATGATTCTTTCCTTTTGGTACCGGTGATTCCCAAGAGAGATTAG
- a CDS encoding TetR/AcrR family transcriptional regulator, with protein MRNINADLRVIRTKESIRHALVELINEKGFEAITVKDLTTRAKINRGTFYAHYQDKFDLMTKCEEEIMLDLSRLTKQSYPSVIAALETDSQTLNPFSFTVSLFEYLNVNSGFMKAVLGPKGDLSFQTRWKKFMWDTLYGNNPNAFMKEENLLVPGQYLAAYMGTAIIGVIQQWLESSTKESPLEMARILTIISVKGPFFAAGLKK; from the coding sequence TTGCGCAATATTAATGCTGATCTACGTGTCATTCGGACAAAAGAATCCATACGACATGCACTGGTAGAATTAATAAATGAAAAGGGTTTTGAAGCAATTACGGTTAAAGACTTAACAACTAGAGCGAAAATTAATAGAGGTACATTTTATGCACATTATCAAGACAAATTCGATTTAATGACTAAATGTGAGGAGGAAATTATGCTTGATTTGTCAAGGCTTACGAAACAAAGCTACCCAAGTGTTATTGCCGCACTTGAGACTGACTCTCAGACGTTAAATCCTTTTTCTTTCACCGTTTCATTATTTGAGTATTTAAATGTTAATAGCGGATTTATGAAGGCTGTGTTAGGTCCAAAAGGGGATTTATCTTTTCAAACTAGATGGAAGAAATTCATGTGGGACACACTCTATGGAAATAATCCAAACGCATTTATGAAGGAAGAGAATCTCCTAGTTCCAGGACAATATTTAGCTGCTTATATGGGAACTGCAATCATAGGGGTCATTCAACAATGGCTGGAAAGTAGCACGAAAGAGTCTCCTCTTGAAATGGCTCGTATTCTAACGATTATTTCGGTTAAGGGTCCCTTCTTTGCAGCTGGTTTAAAAAAATAA
- a CDS encoding thiolase family protein, which produces MEQKLARSVSIIGTSTLPQRYFDDPMYEGLSIYELWACACHQAMEDAGVKPRDIDKIVYSQMANYVTAGNVLAMVGTLEEWIGLAGKPIIHIEQACASGYIAFMEACNAVASGKCDIVLVAGIETPKHFNSRNQPAHMIRPIAEYEEWWSPGRALFDTTYYRFDGVSDNLLTDEQARLYMKNYGVSEETIDDTYNAMAVNLRRNASRNPRAAERREFAEIAKENGFDDVMEYMRSEEHNRKITRFIRKRGSVLHNVAAGAIVVCSSDIAKKFSQKPIEVIDFASSSNTQRFPYCFHQMNVDVRDALYKDDIDPNELDLMITTVMTSGEQLDSAEVFGYLPEGKGYQYELDGRTCFDGDKPINPHGGDLSFGHAFGASGINMLSEAILQMRGEAGDCQVQKDVRKCLVRGMGGGHTTVGIILETKE; this is translated from the coding sequence ATGGAACAAAAACTTGCACGCTCCGTCTCAATTATTGGAACAAGCACTCTTCCTCAGAGATATTTTGATGATCCTATGTATGAAGGCCTTTCCATCTATGAACTTTGGGCTTGTGCCTGTCATCAGGCAATGGAGGACGCCGGAGTCAAGCCACGCGACATTGATAAAATTGTATATTCACAGATGGCCAATTATGTAACCGCTGGCAATGTGCTAGCCATGGTCGGCACTCTGGAGGAATGGATCGGTTTGGCTGGAAAGCCTATCATTCATATCGAACAAGCCTGCGCCAGCGGCTATATTGCTTTTATGGAAGCATGCAATGCTGTTGCATCAGGCAAATGTGACATTGTCCTGGTTGCAGGAATTGAAACCCCAAAACACTTCAATTCAAGAAATCAACCAGCACATATGATCCGTCCTATTGCTGAGTATGAAGAGTGGTGGTCTCCAGGTAGAGCGTTATTTGACACTACTTATTATCGTTTTGACGGTGTTAGCGATAACTTGCTTACTGATGAGCAAGCAAGACTCTATATGAAGAATTATGGCGTTTCTGAGGAAACCATTGATGACACATATAACGCTATGGCAGTCAATCTTCGTCGTAATGCTTCGCGGAATCCTCGTGCTGCTGAAAGACGTGAGTTTGCTGAAATCGCTAAAGAAAATGGCTTTGACGATGTTATGGAATATATGAGATCTGAGGAACACAATCGTAAGATCACCCGCTTTATTCGCAAGAGAGGCAGTGTTCTTCACAATGTAGCTGCTGGAGCTATAGTTGTATGTTCTTCTGATATCGCTAAGAAATTTAGTCAGAAACCGATTGAGGTTATTGACTTTGCGAGCTCATCTAATACACAGAGATTCCCTTACTGTTTCCATCAGATGAATGTCGATGTTCGTGATGCCCTTTACAAAGACGACATTGATCCTAATGAACTCGATTTAATGATAACTACAGTTATGACTTCGGGTGAGCAGCTCGATAGCGCTGAAGTATTTGGTTATCTGCCTGAAGGTAAGGGTTACCAGTATGAATTGGACGGCAGAACATGTTTCGATGGGGATAAGCCTATTAACCCGCACGGGGGCGACCTTAGCTTTGGTCATGCCTTTGGTGCTTCTGGCATCAATATGCTTAGCGAAGCTATTCTCCAAATGCGCGGCGAAGCTGGAGACTGTCAAGTCCAAAAAGATGTACGAAAATGCTTGGTACGCGGCATGGGTGGCGGTCACACCACTGTTGGTATCATCCTTGAGACTAAGGAGTAA
- a CDS encoding Zn-ribbon domain-containing OB-fold protein produces the protein MFKLRPILKTYYDALEEGKVLGMKCQECGDVVWRPLPTCQKCGSTDLEWFDMGDEATIDEIIFENTNLKGDYTFAKANQNFVNKEPYCICVGHFEGGNLFHAALYGVNEDNVDEKISMLPITAKVEFIQMDGGFKSVGFRIKD, from the coding sequence ATGTTTAAACTGCGCCCAATATTGAAAACTTATTATGATGCACTTGAAGAAGGTAAGGTTCTGGGAATGAAGTGCCAGGAATGTGGAGATGTTGTATGGCGTCCCCTGCCTACCTGCCAGAAGTGCGGCAGCACCGATTTGGAATGGTTTGATATGGGTGATGAAGCCACAATTGATGAAATCATCTTTGAAAATACCAATCTGAAAGGCGATTATACCTTCGCAAAAGCTAATCAGAATTTCGTAAATAAAGAGCCTTACTGCATATGCGTTGGACACTTTGAAGGCGGAAACCTCTTTCATGCAGCATTATATGGTGTAAACGAAGATAATGTGGATGAAAAGATCAGCATGTTGCCTATTACCGCCAAAGTAGAGTTTATTCAAATGGATGGCGGCTTTAAATCTGTTGGATTCAGAATCAAAGATTAG
- a CDS encoding LysR family transcriptional regulator: MNLLGLRYFISVAEYSSFTKASEHLYVSQPTLSRQILDLEVELGVQLFVRGRHSLTLTEPGSRLLHEATEIIKRCDNIREIVKQEDDNDGNVMGLLSIGYQGFLDTKLMQHTLKSVTKKHPRIDFSLSQGSPPELRHHLLFDKCDVVFVLNTCIDSIPNIECIKLQENKLQIAVPRNCRLSKYDSIDMKELANENFIMLERKVSPFTVDYATSLCMKHGFSPNASYYVNDAEKALLLVGSGKGITFLHSSNKINSPDETYDIKVLNIEGIDNDLDFVFAFKRENTNPIIPVFVSELMSFNERTK; this comes from the coding sequence ATGAATTTACTGGGTCTGAGATATTTTATTTCTGTAGCGGAATATTCAAGTTTTACGAAAGCATCTGAGCACCTATATGTATCACAACCCACTTTAAGCAGGCAGATACTGGATCTTGAAGTGGAATTAGGGGTGCAACTCTTTGTGCGTGGCAGGCACTCGTTGACTTTGACAGAGCCAGGCAGCCGCCTTTTGCATGAAGCAACAGAAATCATAAAAAGATGTGATAATATTCGGGAAATCGTGAAGCAAGAAGATGATAATGATGGCAACGTAATGGGATTGCTGAGCATAGGATATCAAGGATTTCTTGATACCAAGCTCATGCAGCATACGCTGAAATCTGTAACAAAAAAACATCCGCGCATTGATTTTTCGCTTTCACAAGGCAGCCCGCCCGAACTAAGACACCATCTTTTATTCGATAAATGTGATGTTGTATTTGTCCTAAATACTTGCATTGATTCTATTCCGAATATCGAATGTATAAAGCTTCAAGAGAATAAACTGCAAATTGCAGTTCCTCGGAACTGCCGTCTATCCAAATATGACTCTATAGATATGAAGGAATTAGCGAATGAGAATTTTATAATGCTTGAGCGTAAAGTTTCCCCATTTACAGTAGATTATGCTACCAGTCTGTGCATGAAACATGGATTTTCACCGAATGCTTCCTATTACGTTAATGATGCAGAAAAAGCATTGCTTTTAGTGGGCTCAGGCAAAGGTATCACCTTTCTGCATTCTTCAAATAAAATAAATAGTCCCGATGAAACCTATGATATTAAGGTATTGAACATAGAAGGAATTGATAACGATTTGGATTTCGTATTTGCATTTAAAAGAGAGAACACAAATCCAATCATTCCGGTATTTGTTTCTGAATTAATGAGTTTCAATGAACGCACAAAATAG
- a CDS encoding MFS transporter codes for MQTTKKKIYYGWFVVLAAFICTLASTGLMIYSFSLFVVPMSKSLDVPRTSIALASSIFTICMGVVSAYVGSQVTKGRVKMLILTGLILLGGGNALISFTDSLPVFYVCYAFIGIGSALTGPAVTSTLATAWFDKRRGLATGIISCGASVCAIFAPSFLAVIMDSSGVRTAYLANSGIVIVLLLIALLLVKTKPQDIGLLPDGLTQEEFDNLPTKKRPTLIGLTRSQAMRTPAMILVCIAFAALGFGQIGVMQNAAAYLSDLTFNTQTVASALGFIGLSGAVSTIFCGWLADRINPKLVFCLGNTLLLVATLILTYTEPDSGYGWLVSYAVLFGFGMGIWASAVPLIIIKLLGPMNFGAIWGIAFAIRSIFGDTVGVPTISRIAETAGYRIAFWVAIILLAVSAVLIIVAKKPKVFLEMEEAAGLVNVQ; via the coding sequence ATGCAAACGACAAAAAAGAAAATCTATTACGGTTGGTTCGTAGTGCTTGCAGCTTTCATATGCACTCTCGCTTCAACCGGTCTGATGATTTACTCGTTCAGCTTATTTGTAGTACCGATGTCTAAGTCGCTGGATGTACCGAGGACTTCAATTGCTTTGGCTTCGTCAATCTTCACCATATGCATGGGCGTGGTCAGCGCCTACGTAGGCAGCCAGGTCACCAAGGGCAGGGTAAAGATGCTCATTCTCACAGGATTGATCTTGCTGGGGGGCGGAAATGCCCTAATCTCCTTCACGGACTCGCTCCCAGTGTTCTATGTATGTTATGCATTTATAGGCATCGGCAGCGCTTTGACAGGACCGGCAGTGACCAGTACCCTGGCGACAGCATGGTTCGATAAGCGCCGCGGCCTCGCGACAGGCATTATCAGCTGTGGTGCCAGCGTCTGTGCCATATTCGCACCATCCTTTCTCGCTGTCATCATGGACTCATCAGGGGTACGGACAGCTTATCTCGCTAACAGCGGGATCGTAATCGTCTTGCTTCTCATTGCGTTGCTGTTGGTGAAAACGAAGCCCCAGGACATCGGTCTTCTGCCTGATGGGCTAACCCAAGAGGAATTCGATAACTTACCTACCAAGAAACGCCCAACCCTCATTGGACTCACCCGCAGTCAGGCCATGAGAACTCCTGCCATGATTCTTGTTTGTATCGCATTTGCGGCGCTCGGCTTCGGACAGATCGGCGTCATGCAGAACGCGGCCGCTTATTTAAGCGACTTAACATTCAACACGCAAACTGTGGCATCGGCGCTCGGCTTCATCGGTCTATCAGGCGCCGTCAGCACAATCTTCTGCGGATGGTTGGCGGACCGTATCAATCCTAAGCTGGTATTCTGCCTTGGAAACACGCTGTTGCTTGTCGCTACCCTCATCCTCACCTACACTGAGCCGGATTCCGGGTACGGCTGGCTAGTCTCCTATGCCGTCCTGTTCGGCTTCGGCATGGGGATCTGGGCTTCTGCCGTTCCTCTCATCATTATAAAGCTGCTGGGTCCCATGAACTTCGGCGCTATCTGGGGAATTGCTTTCGCCATCCGGTCCATTTTTGGTGACACGGTTGGTGTCCCGACAATCTCGAGAATTGCTGAAACAGCGGGGTATAGGATAGCGTTCTGGGTCGCGATCATCCTCTTAGCCGTATCAGCAGTGCTCATCATTGTTGCCAAGAAGCCGAAGGTGTTTCTCGAGATGGAAGAAGCGGCTGGATTGGTGAATGTTCAGTAA
- a CDS encoding ATP-binding cassette domain-containing protein — MKNYVFKLKYVILTKILAALISIIGLASMPYILKLLFDYDFSKGIKGIVVLILAYAGAIVVGMLFEYISQSHAWKLEQRFNLLVKQDLFDSILHKDYTKFLNYDVPEYVSIFNNDIKTCEQYIESIVAIIQTILQLCVYAFFLVTLDYRLAIIIILSSLFSIILPRITGNRLAEKKNNHLSAMAGYIDMITDLFSGFRFVNEDTRRSISDRQKKTLNDTEGKLYAFGLFKTFANVLSGSSMYLLELIVFVSIAFMLYKHHITMGIAVAVLGYIQSFCFPMAYLLKEINNVNASRKAKEKLLTLIYQKNDSRPEQINFNSTIKFIDVSVRLGDFALENFSYEFKKGKKYAIVGPSGVGKSTILNLLMQYVNPDSGEILIDDKPILGADTCKIMTCINQFEHTYNATFIDNATVFGSYAEQSVQNALDYFNNDKINSITKKKNARDLSGGEKQMLQLIRTVAMNKKIILIDESFSAIDKENSTKLQRDLLLKDKTIIVVTHNLSIDNLEQFDEIVTMSIGEMKESVQKK, encoded by the coding sequence ATGAAAAACTACGTTTTTAAACTCAAGTACGTTATACTTACAAAAATTCTTGCTGCTCTTATATCCATTATCGGTCTGGCAAGTATGCCATACATACTGAAATTATTATTCGACTATGACTTTTCTAAAGGGATAAAAGGTATTGTTGTTTTAATTTTAGCTTACGCTGGTGCTATTGTTGTGGGAATGTTGTTTGAGTATATAAGTCAAAGTCATGCATGGAAGCTTGAACAAAGGTTTAACCTGTTAGTGAAACAGGATTTATTTGATTCCATACTACATAAAGATTATACAAAGTTTCTGAACTATGATGTTCCTGAATATGTTTCAATTTTTAATAATGATATAAAAACCTGTGAGCAATATATAGAGAGTATTGTTGCTATTATTCAGACCATTTTACAATTATGTGTGTATGCTTTCTTTCTGGTTACACTTGATTATCGGCTGGCAATAATTATAATTTTGAGTTCTTTGTTCAGTATTATTTTGCCCCGAATAACAGGTAACCGTCTGGCTGAGAAAAAAAACAATCATTTGTCTGCCATGGCAGGTTATATTGATATGATTACAGATTTGTTTTCCGGATTCCGGTTCGTTAATGAGGACACTAGGAGGAGTATTTCAGATAGGCAAAAGAAAACACTAAATGATACGGAAGGTAAACTATATGCGTTTGGGTTATTTAAGACTTTTGCAAATGTGTTAAGTGGAAGCAGCATGTATTTATTAGAACTGATTGTATTTGTCTCTATAGCCTTTATGCTTTATAAACATCATATAACAATGGGAATCGCTGTTGCGGTCTTGGGGTATATACAGAGCTTTTGCTTCCCTATGGCTTACCTATTGAAAGAAATCAATAATGTTAATGCTTCCAGAAAGGCGAAGGAAAAACTTCTAACTTTGATATATCAGAAGAATGATTCTAGACCTGAACAAATAAATTTCAATTCCACTATCAAATTTATAGATGTTTCTGTTAGATTGGGAGACTTTGCTCTGGAGAATTTCTCATATGAATTTAAGAAGGGTAAAAAATATGCAATTGTTGGTCCAAGCGGAGTGGGCAAGTCCACTATATTGAATCTTCTTATGCAGTATGTAAATCCCGATAGTGGAGAAATTTTAATTGATGATAAACCCATCCTGGGAGCTGATACCTGTAAAATTATGACGTGTATCAATCAGTTTGAACATACCTACAATGCAACATTTATAGATAATGCGACTGTATTTGGGAGTTATGCGGAGCAGTCCGTACAAAATGCATTGGATTATTTTAATAACGATAAAATCAATAGCATCACCAAAAAGAAAAATGCAAGAGATTTAAGCGGAGGCGAAAAGCAGATGCTTCAGCTGATAAGGACGGTTGCAATGAATAAGAAGATTATTCTAATTGATGAGTCATTTTCAGCGATCGATAAAGAAAATTCTACAAAATTGCAACGTGACCTTCTTTTAAAGGATAAGACCATCATAGTGGTTACACATAATTTGTCGATTGATAATCTTGAACAATTTGATGAAATTGTAACTATGAGCATTGGCGAAATGAAGGAATCTGTCCAGAAAAAGTGA
- a CDS encoding copper amine oxidase N-terminal domain-containing protein: MNKKVFIFLLACMLFLVISKPSFAATENPDIYIEINGVTLVSLDSMYMENGTALIYYRFFFESLGMTVELDHNTGRIQVFDGGESEPLLTLWLDSKKVSYKGKNWTLSVPVRRTGNLTHIPVRSIGELLGYKVQFNKAEQIIRLTKKISEKSEEISPVLDAFFKEGQFNPTREIFSDSGWEDYRGFEPEIGVAFNFLPLLTSSFKVNDIIYLSENHALVKVSYVSSSAVFNREIDFTLLVTKKKKDWKLSGFYMGNTRYEMAEGAREEGAAVALKAKEAASVMADLEKYSQAWKDDNAAAILQSTSPVYINEFEAAAGVRYENALCYQSSLYNKEDASETFIPYLSADHAVVYVSELQTDVDDDGKLVKVQVDTLMRMDKTEDGRWTVHSKLEFVDFWLAFSL, encoded by the coding sequence ATGAATAAAAAAGTTTTTATTTTTTTGTTGGCTTGCATGCTGTTTTTGGTGATCTCCAAACCAAGCTTCGCCGCAACAGAAAATCCCGACATTTATATTGAGATCAATGGTGTGACGCTGGTCAGTTTAGATTCTATGTACATGGAAAATGGAACAGCTCTAATCTACTATCGATTTTTTTTCGAGTCTCTGGGAATGACTGTAGAGCTGGATCACAACACAGGAAGAATTCAGGTGTTTGATGGCGGAGAATCTGAGCCGCTCCTTACACTATGGTTAGACAGCAAGAAGGTATCATATAAAGGCAAGAATTGGACGCTTTCGGTGCCAGTCCGGCGAACCGGGAATCTGACACATATTCCTGTCCGCTCCATTGGTGAGCTATTAGGGTACAAGGTACAGTTCAATAAAGCTGAGCAAATCATTCGCTTAACGAAAAAAATATCTGAAAAATCGGAGGAAATCTCACCTGTACTCGATGCCTTTTTCAAGGAAGGCCAATTCAATCCGACACGTGAAATCTTCAGCGACTCGGGCTGGGAGGATTACAGAGGATTTGAACCGGAGATTGGTGTGGCGTTTAATTTCCTCCCCTTGCTGACTTCCAGCTTTAAGGTCAACGATATTATTTATCTCAGTGAAAATCATGCCCTTGTAAAGGTATCTTATGTATCTTCATCCGCCGTCTTTAATCGGGAAATCGACTTCACATTACTTGTCACGAAAAAAAAGAAGGATTGGAAGCTATCCGGGTTCTATATGGGGAATACCCGATATGAGATGGCTGAAGGTGCTAGAGAAGAAGGCGCTGCGGTCGCTCTGAAGGCAAAAGAGGCTGCTTCGGTTATGGCGGATCTGGAGAAATATAGTCAGGCTTGGAAGGATGATAATGCTGCGGCCATTCTTCAATCGACCTCACCGGTCTATATCAATGAATTTGAAGCAGCTGCCGGTGTGAGATATGAGAATGCACTGTGCTATCAATCGTCTCTTTATAATAAGGAGGACGCATCAGAAACTTTTATTCCTTATTTGTCTGCTGATCATGCTGTTGTTTATGTGTCTGAACTGCAAACAGATGTGGATGATGACGGTAAGCTGGTGAAGGTTCAAGTTGATACATTGATGCGTATGGACAAAACCGAAGATGGGCGCTGGACTGTACATAGCAAACTTGAATTCGTTGATTTCTGGCTGGCTTTTTCTTTGTGA